Genomic segment of Pochonia chlamydosporia 170 chromosome 1, whole genome shotgun sequence:
CTGTCAAATGCTTAGCCAGACTGGGCCATAGAGGTTGCTCATGTGGATGCCGCATACGTAAAGAGAATCCCCCATGGACAAGACAGTCTACATTTCAATGTCGTGACACCCAGGATTTGccctttttatttttctctctctccttcatgTGTCATGGTATGCTCCATCGACGAGGAACCAGCTGCCCAGAATGACCGTCCACGCTGCTCGCTTCACCCCAGAGGTGCTTCTCTCGGCCCCGCGCCGATCAACTGGTGTTCCCAACTCGACCGGTGAGCTCGTGCTATACACCGTATGTTGTCATCTGtgcttctttttcttgcaaTTGTCGTCCTCCAAGTGTGTTTGAGGCCTCATGGAATCGCTGGACTCTGTCCTCAGCTTGGCTGACTGAATTGGTCAAATCTAGGTTTCCGTCTACTCCTTCGAGACGCACTCCAAGTCTTCGCAGATTCGAgtcctcaacatcaaagaaGGCACTTCTCACCTCGTGTCTGAGGATTCTGGCGCCAGCGATCCCGTATGGATTGGCGAAAAGGAGATTTTGTACCTCAAGGGTGGTGACAATGGCTGTACCATGATTATGACCCAGCGAGTGCAAGAAGATTCCGAGTAGGTCGCCCAATGGCCATCTCTAGGCAGAGTGAACTAACGTTCGTCTTGTACAGACCCCAAATGGTCCACTATCTTGCGGGAAATATATCAAGTCCCAAAACCAAAGTCCTGTCAAGCGAGAAAGTCGCTGTTTGCTTCGCCGGACTAACCACCCCCAAGGGAGAGTTGTACTGGCCGCCTGCCGACCACAAGTCACACGACTCGGCCAAGATTTACACCTCGCTTTTCGTTCGCCACTGGGATAACTGGAATACCGCCAATGAAAATTCGCTATGGTACGGCCaattggccaagatggacggCAAATGGGCCCTGGAAAGCCCTGGCTTGACCAACCTCTTGGCCGGCACCGACCTCAAGTCTCCTGTCCCTCCCtttggcggctctggcgATTTTGACATTTCTGCAAACGGCATCTGCTTTGTCGCCAAGGACCCAGAGATCAACCCGGCGAGGTACACCAAGACTGATCTCTACTATGTGCCCATCAAGTCGTATATCGAGAAGCCGTCTGCGCCGCAAATTGTCAAGACTGGCAACCTGGTCGGCTACAGCATAACACCCACCTTcaacaaggatggcaaaaAGATTGCCTTTGCTCGCATGAAGAATATCCAGTACGAAGCTGACAAGACTAGGCTCCTGGTCATTCCCGACGTGACGGACCTCAGCAATGTTCAAGAGTTTTACAAGACCAGCGACGGTGAGGGTGGTTGGGACTTGAAGCCCGACTGGATTACCTGGAGCCACGACGAAAAGGAGTTGTTTGTTGGCGCAGAAAAGCATGGACGAGTCGTGCTCTGGAAGCTCCCGTCGTCTCCCGCCGATGCCAAAGATCTGCCCACGCCACTTCACCACGACGGTAGCGTCAGTGATGCCAAGTTATTGGGAGACGGCCCTTCGTTGCTCATCAGCTCCAAGTCTCGCATCGAGAGCTCCCTTTACACCGTGTTGGACCCCACCTCTGGTTCAGTTACCGAGCTGTCCTCGAGCtccaagaatggcaagtccTTTGGCCTCAACAACTCGATGCGCGACGATCTTTGGTATCGTGGCTCCCTGGGGTATGATGTACACGCTCTTGTGACGAAACCATCCGACTTTGACCCGTCAAAGAAGTATCCTTTGGCTTTCCTAATCCATGGTGGCCCTCAAGGTGCTTGGATGGATGATTGGAGCACGCGGTGGAACCCAGCCATTTTTGCCGAGCAGGGTTACGTTGTCGTCTCCCCCAACCCAACTGGCAGCACTGGGTATGGGCAGAAGCACACCGATGCCATTAAGTGCAACTGGGGCGGCAACCCCTACGAAGATCTTGTGCTGTGCTTTGAGcacttggagaagaatgtAGAGTACATTGATACGTCGCGATCCGTGGCCCTTGGAGCTTCATATGGAGGCTACATGATCAGTAAGTCCCGACATATAGAGCAGGAGAATGCCAACTAACCGCCGCTCTAGACTGGATCCAAGGCCAGCCCTTGGGGCGCAAGTTCAAGGCTCTCGTGTGCCACGACGGTGTCTTTTCCACCCAAAACCAGTGGTCCACCGAGGAGCTCTTCTTCCCCGAGCACGATTTTGGTGGCACGTTGTGGGAGCACCGTGAGACCTATGCCAAATGGGACCCATCACTGCATTGCCAGAACTGGGAGACTCCAATGCTGGTAAGTGAAGCTGCTGACAAAATTGTGTACCGCAGGCTGACCGACTGTAATAGGTGTTGCACAACGAGTTGGATTATAGGCTGCCGATTTCCGAAGGGCTGGCCATGTTTAACGTTTTGCAGGCCCGAAATATTCCTAGCAAGCTTGTATCGTTCCCCGATGAGAACCACGTGAGTTGAATCTGGTACTTGATATGATTTGTGTGATTTACTAACCCGACCTCAGTGGACAATCAAGCCTGAGAACTCGTTGGTGTGGCATAGGGAAGTGTTGGGCTTTATCAACAAGTATAGTGGAATTGCTGGCAAGGGCTCTGCGTAGGACTCATGTGTACGTGAAGAAACATAATCATGAGACATTAGGAAAGATTGAATATATGAATATGAAATAAATACATTAAGTTTGAGTGCGTGACTTGTTCCTCGTGTGCTAGGAAGGCAAAGTGCGAACAACGCATATCACACTGTTAGCACTGTATAGACTGGAAACCTGAGCTGCTTGAACTCTTCTGCCAAATCACACCTCCAAAGTCCATGCGACACCAATCCCACAACAGCACACAACAGCACACGAACCGCAGCAGCACTCAAATCCCCAGTAGCGAAACCACCGAACATGCGCTGTGCTCCAAAACTGCGAAATAGCCGATGAGGTCCTCGATTGCGACACCGTCGGTACGAGCAGCAGCACCGCAAAGCTCACAAGCCCAAACCAACCCCGACCTTCACCATCTGCTTGCTCTCGTTTGCACATTTTCACAATGACGACACAagcagccttcttccacGCGCTGCTCCGGCCAGCTATTCTCCAGATTCTACGATCGACGGGCTATCACTCTGCGAAACCCTCCGTCGTCGACTCCCTCACAGACATTGCAGCTCGGTACCTCGCCGCGCTGTGTGAAAAGACAGCCGCACACGCCATACACAACCAAGGCGACGCGGGTGACTACACGATCGTCGACGTGCGGCTTGCCCTCCAAGAAGTGGGCGCATTACTACCAGAAAAGACGGCCACAGAGCAAGAGTGGCTAGGCACAGAGGACACGACTGGCGTGGATGAATTCATAGAGTGGTTCTCCGGCCAGCGGATGacggagttgatggagatgggcaTTGGAGATGGGGAGATTGACGCAACTGATTACTTGAACGGTATGGTTTACCGCCCATGATGACTCTTCGGATACTGACGTCTGTAGCTCTGAAAAAGAAGCACGCCAAAACGGCCGAGGACAGCAAATTCACGGGGACAGTTATTGGCAAACCCCTCGATACGGTGGCCGAAGTCCAAGTCGAAGGCGGGCCAGTTACCAGTATAAACGAATGGATCTTGCAACGAAGCTCGTTTTCTACGGACACGGCCAACACAAATGGTGATTCGAATCATGATCGAGGGTCACCGACGCCGAGTTCAGGGTTGAGTTCCGTGGGGAGTAGACTCGATGATGATATGGATCTATCTTAGGGATTTATGGGCGTAATGACGTCGGCCAAAGAGACCGAAAGGGGAGTGTGTTGCCGTTCGGGGACTTGGATACCTAAGGGGGAACCGCAAGCCAGCGTGCTAGTGAGTTGTAACTGCTGGTTCTCAGTCTCTAGTGGATGGACTTTATTCATGCATAGCGCGGAGTTTGGAATGGGGGTGGGACATAGAATACCGCTTTTTTACTTTGTGGAGATGTTGTCAAATGGCTTCGATATACTATACAGTTGCGTTCTACGCTTTGATTTTCACTCGCTGTGATGTCCATGGTCAGAAGAGAGTCTGTTATACACGCTGTCTACTATACATTATACTCTACATCTTGCATCTCACATCTTGTTAGCCAGCACATCGTACACGCCCATTTCCCGCGCGGCATTCATTAAACCTTCTCTCCGCTGCTCATCCGCACCCTGCAACCAAAATTTTCTCTGCAAATACTTGTACAGAGCATCTCCCCGCCTATCCCCCTGTagcttgtccatgtcaccatCTGCCCATGCCGACAACTCATTGTCCAATGTTCTCTTGGCGAAAATGAGACGCTTTCGCTGCGACGGGCTCTCCCACGATATCTTTGTCGTTCCGAGCAAAAGTTCCATGACTAGTGTCTCTGGGGGCAAGAACTTGAAAACCTGTTTCAACGCTGTCAGGGCCACAAGGAATCCCGCATCATCTTTGAGACGGCGAAAGGTGTGGAGAATTTTCCGCGCAAGCTGGCCATCTATGCCGTCTGGTTCAAACACGGCTCTAAAGCTGGCCGTTTCGCAAAAGAGTTGCCGCGTGGTTGTGATTTCTGCAGGCAGAGAGGATGGGGCAATGGTGTGCAGTCTGTTGACGGGCAGAGTCTTCCACAGGGCGCTAAAGGTATATGGATCGGGAGAGATGCCGCGTTCTGTGACGAGGGAACGGTACAGGTCGAGTGCGTCCTTGGGCTGACCGGCTTGGAGGTGAGATTCGAGCAGCTGGTTCATCATGAAGGCATCTGGACTGATTTCCGACTCGTGAAAGGCGTCCCACAGGGATTCCATGCGGGTATGCAGTTCTCGGAGACGGTAGTTTTCTGCCATGAGGGAAAAGGTTTCAAGTGTGGCTCGTGGCCAGGAGACTGTGGATTCTGGTTCTGCTGACGACCCGACAGCCCTCGACTTGACAAAGCGGATTCGGGACTCAATCATGTCCCAGGCCAATTTGTCTGCCCGTTCCAAATCCTCCGTACCTCCTGATCTCTGCCACGCGCCAATGAGGCCATTGAGGTGAATGGGAGACGCGGCCACGCCCCTTTCGCGCATAAACTCTACGACGTTGAAGGCTCCGTGTAAATCACCGGCACCGATGAGTCGCTTTAGCCATTTGCCCAAGAAGAATTTGTTAGCCACCACTGAGGGCATGTatttttgcttcttgagGTCAATCTCTCCGTCACTCATCATGTCGACAAATGCGTACAGGGCATTTTCTGTCTGGTTCGTGGCCAAAAAGTAAGAAATGACTTGGTCGTAGTCTGACAGCTTCATGGTCTTGCCCAGCAAGTCTCGCATCTTTCGATATGTAGTCCACGCCCGCTCCTGGCTCTCTGTCGTCGCCTGTTCGGACAGCGTTCGAACCAGGGGCATCAAGATGCGTGGATCCATGTGTCGTTGCAGCAGTTTGTTGGCCGCTCGCTCGGCTTGATCAAGGTCGCCCACCCGACAAAATATGCGCACTCCAAGCTCCCAGTAGTCCTTAAAGGTTTCGGCCTTCTCGTCGCCAAGAGTACTGACGCAGCGTTTCCAGTTATCAATCGCCTTTGCCTCCCAGCCATCCACGAAGACGGCCTCAATTGTGACGAGCTGCTGGGAGGGGCTCAGTGTCACTCTGGCTTCGCTCATGTCTCTGGCCAGCAGGGAGACATGCGCCAGGCGGTGAATGTTGATGGATTCGTCTGCTGAAAGCACAGTCCACAGCAAATCCCAAACTTCGATGGGAACGTGACCCCAGCCTCTAGCCAAGGTGAGCCGCGCAGCGTGGTAGGCCTTGTACACTGCGGAAACGCTATTCTTGGTGAGCCCAGAGCTGCGACGAGACTCTCGAAAGGCTCGTGACAGCACCACGTTTAGCCTATTAATCTTCTTTCGCTGATTCGGCGTCCACTGTTTTTCGGGAATCTGAGGCAGTGCGATTCGGGGTTGCAGACCCTCATCTGAGAGCGGCAGATCTGCCAGGTCTCTTTGCAGCTCGTCCAACATCTCCCTCGGCAAGTTGGAGCCGGCATGTTCGATTTCGGCGTCGATTGACTTGGTATATGCTTCCATCCTTTCCATCATCTTTTCCAGATCCTTCGCAGATCCCACATTCCCCACGTCGCCTCCGACTTCGCGTAGCACAGCCTGAAATGCATCTATTTCTTCCCTTGACCCCAAACTGGCTTGAATATCTCGAAGAGCTTCCTTTAATTCAGACCCGTCCAGTTTCCCAACGGAATGACTGAATGCCTCATTGTCTGGCAGCTCGTTTCGCCTGTGCTCGTCTTGTTCGAAGAATCGTACGGAGAAAACCCCATTGTCTTGGTCCCCTTTCGCATTTGCTTGCAAGTCTTTGATGCCCTGGAGGTATTGGTTCAATTCCGTCTTGTTGGGCCGCCTGGAAATCGAGCCAGTATTCCGAGAACGTTCATTTGTCCTCGATTTTGAGGTCGCCTGTGAGCTGTACGCAGCTATCCTTGGAGGCACCACCTTTTGCCGGATGGCAAGCAGGCATGTTCGACATATCGGGCCATTCCGGCTCGGCAAGTCGAATAGAAGTGGCCTGCAGGGCATCCTTTGGAGGATCGAGTGCCCGGTGATAGGATACAGCTGGAGTTGTCGAGGCCCCTAGATTCAGATGCGAGTCAAAGCTTCAAGCAGTTGTACTGGCTGGAGATGCTATCGATAAGGCCAAAATCAGTGCCAGACACAGTCAAACGCGACCCACCGCCTGCCATCTAAGGTCCTACAGCGGGTACccgccatggcagaaaaTTAATTTTtgaccaccaccatcaccacatgcGACAACGTTGGAGAAAGTCTTGGTAAAGAGACAGACATTCCGCGTCGGAGAGGCAAAAGGACGAAAGAACCACACCATGTCGAATTCACCAGAATTCTTGCGGTTCACCGGCCACCGCTCATTCACCAAACGCCTTACCCTTTCCACTTTGACCGGTCGCCCAGTACACATATCCAAGATCCGAAGCACATCGCCCACGAACCCAGGTCTTGCACCTCACGAGATTTCCTTCCTCCGACTCCTCgaagccatcaccaatggCAGCTCTATGCAAATATCATACACCGGTACAACAATCACCTACCACCCTGGCTTAATCACTGGCGTGATAGCCGGCCAAGGCGCCACCGACGGCGATGTCATTGAGCACAAGATACCCGATACGTGCACCCGCGGCATCACATATTTCCTCCTCCCTCTATGCCTGTTGGCCCCCTTCTCAAAAGCACACATGAATGTGCGCTTCTCCGGATCCGGCGTCATTACATCTGCCACCGACACTGGTGACGTCTCTGTCGACACCTTCCGAACAGCCATCCTGCCACTGTTTGCGCTCTTTGGCATCCCACCAGTGCGAATCGAACTGCGAGTGCTGCAACGGTCATGCGCAGGGCCAGGCGGCAAGGGAGGCGGCGGGTGTGTTGAGCTTCGCTTTGCAAGCCAAGTACGGCTACCCAAGACACTGCACCTGAATCGCAGCCCGGGACGGATAAAGAGGATTCGCGGAGTGGCATACAGCACAGGTGTGTCCGCCTCGAATAACGGACGCATGATTCATTCCGCCCGAGAGATTCTCAACCCTCTAGTATCGGATATACATATTGCGGCCCAATACGATCAAGCGCCACTGGTGCCCATTGGCGACAAGACGGGGAGCAAACGACGGCTCGGAATTGGCTTCGGCTTGAGTCTTGTTGCTGAATCCAGCGCAGTGGGCGTCTTGTACTCGGCGGATGTGGTGGTTCCCTCATCTGGAGGCATGGTTCCAGAGGACATTGGCAAGAGATGTGCATACCAATTGTTGGAGACGATTGCGCAAGGCGGTTGCGTCAGCCAAATATCAGCGAGCGCTATGCTCATACTCATGGCAATGGGAT
This window contains:
- a CDS encoding secreted dipeptidyl peptidase (similar to Neosartorya fischeri NRRL 181 XP_001260402.1), with the protein product MTVHAARFTPEVLLSAPRRSTGVPNSTGELVLYTVSVYSFETHSKSSQIRVLNIKEGTSHLVSEDSGASDPVWIGEKEILYLKGGDNGCTMIMTQRVQEDSEPQMVHYLAGNISSPKTKVLSSEKVAVCFAGLTTPKGELYWPPADHKSHDSAKIYTSLFVRHWDNWNTANENSLWYGQLAKMDGKWALESPGLTNLLAGTDLKSPVPPFGGSGDFDISANGICFVAKDPEINPARYTKTDLYYVPIKSYIEKPSAPQIVKTGNLVGYSITPTFNKDGKKIAFARMKNIQYEADKTRLLVIPDVTDLSNVQEFYKTSDGEGGWDLKPDWITWSHDEKELFVGAEKHGRVVLWKLPSSPADAKDLPTPLHHDGSVSDAKLLGDGPSLLISSKSRIESSLYTVLDPTSGSVTELSSSSKNGKSFGLNNSMRDDLWYRGSLGYDVHALVTKPSDFDPSKKYPLAFLIHGGPQGAWMDDWSTRWNPAIFAEQGYVVVSPNPTGSTGYGQKHTDAIKCNWGGNPYEDLVLCFEHLEKNVEYIDTSRSVALGASYGGYMINWIQGQPLGRKFKALVCHDGVFSTQNQWSTEELFFPEHDFGGTLWEHRETYAKWDPSLHCQNWETPMLVLHNELDYRLPISEGLAMFNVLQARNIPSKLVSFPDENHWTIKPENSLVWHREVLGFINKYSGIAGKGSA
- a CDS encoding pentatricopeptide repeat protein (similar to Cordyceps militaris CM01 XP_006671398.1) translates to MPCRPLLFDLPSRNGPICRTCLLAIRQKVVPPRIAAYSSQATSKSRTNERSRNTGSISRRPNKTELNQYLQGIKDLQANAKGDQDNGVFSVRFFEQDEHRRNELPDNEAFSHSVGKLDGSELKEALRDIQASLGSREEIDAFQAVLREVGGDVGNVGSAKDLEKMMERMEAYTKSIDAEIEHAGSNLPREMLDELQRDLADLPLSDEGLQPRIALPQIPEKQWTPNQRKKINRLNVVLSRAFRESRRSSGLTKNSVSAVYKAYHAARLTLARGWGHVPIEVWDLLWTVLSADESINIHRLAHVSLLARDMSEARVTLSPSQQLVTIEAVFVDGWEAKAIDNWKRCVSTLGDEKAETFKDYWELGVRIFCRVGDLDQAERAANKLLQRHMDPRILMPLVRTLSEQATTESQERAWTTYRKMRDLLGKTMKLSDYDQVISYFLATNQTENALYAFVDMMSDGEIDLKKQKYMPSVVANKFFLGKWLKRLIGAGDLHGAFNVVEFMRERGVAASPIHLNGLIGAWQRSGGTEDLERADKLAWDMIESRIRFVKSRAVGSSAEPESTVSWPRATLETFSLMAENYRLRELHTRMESLWDAFHESEISPDAFMMNQLLESHLQAGQPKDALDLYRSLVTERGISPDPYTFSALWKTLPVNRLHTIAPSSLPAEITTTRQLFCETASFRAVFEPDGIDGQLARKILHTFRRLKDDAGFLVALTALKQVFKFLPPETLVMELLLGTTKISWESPSQRKRLIFAKRTLDNELSAWADGDMDKLQGDRRGDALYKYLQRKFWLQGADEQRREGLMNAAREMGVYDVLANKM
- a CDS encoding RNA-3'-phosphate cyclase family protein (similar to Verticillium alfalfae VaMs.102 XP_003005030.1), with translation MSNSPEFLRFTGHRSFTKRLTLSTLTGRPVHISKIRSTSPTNPGLAPHEISFLRLLEAITNGSSMQISYTGTTITYHPGLITGVIAGQGATDGDVIEHKIPDTCTRGITYFLLPLCLLAPFSKAHMNVRFSGSGVITSATDTGDVSVDTFRTAILPLFALFGIPPVRIELRVLQRSCAGPGGKGGGGCVELRFASQVRLPKTLHLNRSPGRIKRIRGVAYSTGVSASNNGRMIHSAREILNPLVSDIHIAAQYDQAPLVPIGDKTGSKRRLGIGFGLSLVAESSAVGVLYSADVVVPSSGGMVPEDIGKRCAYQLLETIAQGGCVSQISASAMLILMAMGSEDVGRLRIGKEVLATEDTVSLARDLKTFGASSWGLRDVDDDESGDIIISVKGTGVGNVGRKIA